The following are encoded together in the Xiphophorus hellerii strain 12219 chromosome 3, Xiphophorus_hellerii-4.1, whole genome shotgun sequence genome:
- the prune gene encoding exopolyphosphatase PRUNE1 — MEEFLRSCRRTLQENLDQAGPDVHVVLGNEACDVDSMVSAMAFAYFLFKTAGDDLLVLPLMNIRQSDLALRSDSVFLLRRAALPQHLLLFRDQLDLQALRRAGRLRLSLVDHNVLPSSDADLEGAVVEVLDHHQAERTPSPTCPVTVEMVGSCATLVTERIIKVAPQILDQQLAFLLYATVVLDCVNMAAAAGKVTPKDSCYVAELEARFPSLPPRGALFQELQKAKLDVSGLNMEQMLIKDMKAVSGSLNVAVPVIYLSLEELLQRAELEAELSAFCHKSGFDLLLMMTISFTEREEPIRELAVFSHSSTCREQVSSYLQRAQSPALGLSPAPCLHPLISAFHQGNALASRKKLLPLVQDFLRECDGAGCLGDAEEEPAVPPTPTNSLVDGCPLDGGLPRITAEELRGKFDDL, encoded by the exons ATGGAGGAGTTTCTGCGGAGCTGCCGGCGGACCCTACAG GAGAACCTGGACCAGGCCGGTCCAGATGTCCACGTGGTTCTGGGGAATGAAGCCTGTGATGTGGACTCCATGGTGTCTGCCATGGCCTTCGCCTACTTCCTGTTCAAG actGCAGGCGACGACTTGCTGGTTCTGCCCCTGATGAACATCCGGCAGTCAGACCTGGCGCTGCGGTCCGACAGCGTGTTCCTGCTGCGCCGCGCCGCTCTGCCGCAACACCTGCTGCTGTTCCGGGACCAGCTGGACCTGCAGGCGCTGCGGCGCGCCGGCCGCCTGCGGCTCAGCCTGGTGGACCACAACGTCCTGCCCAG TTCAGATGCTGACCTGGAGGGGGCAGTAGTGGAGGTGCTTGACCACCATCAGGCTGAGAGGACACCCTCCCCTACCTGCCCTGTTACCGTGGAGATGGTGGGATCCTGCGCTACCTTGGTAACTGAACGCATCATCAAGGTAGCTCCACAGATCCTGGACCAGCAGCTCGCCTTCCTACTCTATG ccACAGTGGTGCTGGACTGCGTCAACATGGCTGCCGCTGCAGGTAAAGTGACTCCTAAAGACAGCTGCTACGTTGCTGAGCTGGAGGCGCGATTCCCCTCTCTGCCACCAAGGGGCGCTCTGTTCCAGGAGCTGCAGAAGGCCAAGTTGGACGTCTCAG GTCTGAACATGGAGCAGATGTTGATAAAAGACATGAAAGCTGTTTCAGGAAGTCTCAACGTCGCCGTTCCTGTTATCTACCTCAGTCTGGAG gagctgctgcagagggCGGAGTTGGAGGCGGAGCTTTCGGCTTTCTGTCACAAGTCTGGATTTGATTTGCTGCTGATGATGACGATCTCCTTCACTGAGAGAGaggagccaatcagagagctcgCTGTGTTCAGCCACAGCAGCACCTGCAGGGAGCAG gtgagcagCTACCTGCAGCGGGCCCAGAGCCCTGCCCTCGGCCTCAGCCCCGCCCCCTGCCTCCACCCTCTGATCTCAGCGTTCCATCAAG GTAACGCCCTGGCGTCCAGGAAGAAGCTCCTCCCCCTGGTCCAGGACTTCCTGAGGGAGTGTGATGGCGCCGGTTGCCTAGGAGACGCAGAGGAGGAGCCTGCGGTGCCGCCCACGCCCACGAACAGCCTGGTGGACGGCTGCCCTCTGGACGGCGGCCTGCCGCGCATCACCGCCGAGGAGCTGCGGGGCAAGTtcgatgacctctga